GGGAACTACAGGAGGACAGTTTAAGGATCCGGCACTACATGGACTGTGGGAACTACAGGAGGACAGTTTAAGGATCCGGTACTACAATGGAGCACCATGAGGATTGTGAGCACCGGAGGGGGTACTATAAGTCTTGGGGCAGTATGAGGGTCAGTTTAATCAcatgggcactacagggggcactttGAAGTCTGGGGGCACTGTAAGGTCTGGGACACTACAGGGGGAGACTGTAAGTACTAAAGGGGACATTTTAACTCCCGGGGGCAATATAGGAGGCATTtaaattactggggcactatagaggacaTTAGATCTACTGATGGGACACTATCAAGGGGACTTAATACTACTGGGAGCTCTATAGGGGTGCCTCATTAATACAAATGGTGCTATAAAAtttctttattactactgggagcactatggtGAGCATTATTATTTGGCACAATATAGAAGCACTACTACTGGTCACACTTGGGGTGTATTATCATTATTGGGGgtactctgggagagaattattgtGATTGGTAGGACGTTTATATTACAATAGGGGACTATCTCGATGGCAGTATAATTTatggcagtatagtattggggggcagaGTACTAGCGCTAACATCAGGATAACATTGTTGTGGTGAGAGACGAGACGTGGCTGAAAGACGTTGTCTgggccgaatggagaagatgatgtaaAAGAATGTCTCCATCAGAGAAGACTTCACCTGTGAGgcactggatgtagtaggtatgtgctGCAGTATACTCCTGTATGATTGGTAGTGTCCATGCAGCAAGCAAAATATGTCTTTAGTATTAGAGCGGAGGATGCAACTTAGAGATTTGGATCATATACATTGGGGCTTGGGCACCTGATCTTTTGAAACCATAGTAACGCCCCTGGGTggcatgatggtaggcagacagcaacagtggcaagattggGCACCATCAGCAAGATGAGATCCATTTATCGCCCTCagccagaggagtgtgaaaatccttccaaatccaggcttggttcattttgaacAAAATGATGTTTGGACACCAatggaggacaacttggtctatTTGGATGTCAACACGCCACCTGCATTACTGAAAACCCTCtcagagatgacactggaggctgggcaagaaagaagacaTAGAGCATACTGGGCCAGTTCGGGCCACTGTTCTATACTGcaaatgggcctggacatgtgctggcatGAGCCCTGACGGAATAGTGTGTTATTAACGGcaatctttgagactgtggtcccagctctcttcaggtcattgaccaggtcctcctgtgtagttctggaccaatttctgaccttttttagaatcatccttaccccacgaggcggcattttgcatggagccccagaccgaGGAAGATAGACAGCCAATTTCAGCCATGTGAGATGTCTCAGTTACTTCTTTAAGGTAGAAGCAAAGTTTTGCTATGCACCATCAATCAAATATGGAAAAAGAGAaatagtagaaaaaaaataatgactctaCAACaccatttaatttatttttttctctcaaaatTTCTGTCCAGTAGCCTGTCTGAAGCTTAGGCATGCCCTCATGGTACCTGTACCCAGCAAGGTTCCACCCACTCACTCCTTGGTCATGAAAAGCCATGCTCTAAGTGCTGTtgtctcaatttaatattttcatTTCAAGGCTCATTTAACTCTGGGAGATTTAACAATGAACTATTGGAAATTATGCAAATTAGGCACATTTCTATTGGATAAGAGACTAAatgattcaaaatggctgccacagAGGCAGTCTTTGTCAGGATGGAAAAGCACCAGGAGCATGAGTGTCTCCTCTCCACAGACCCCTCACTGGACATCATGTCAGTtacggctgttcttgtaactgacATAAAAGTGAAAggtgcattctgggagttgtaatttcagaACAACTGgattgccagaggttgctgacccctgctgtgGGGAATTGACGCTCAGTAGTATCCACTTCCATAGAATTGCAATACCCCACACGATCATGGACAGGTGTGGAAGAAAGCATTCATATTAATGGTGAGCGATTTGGGTTTGTCCTGCTTTGGACAAACCCGATTTGATTAGATCAAAAACTGAGTTCTCGATCGTCATACTGTATTGTATGGACTTTGCTGAGACTACgtgcacaggggcggactgaccattcgggcactcGGTAATGGACCAGGGGCCTGGCGGCGGTGGCAGCGGCAGGGagagataagcgcttccattgtggaagcgctcatgcctatattcatctgtatcgccgtccagaAGACGGCGATGCAGATGAACggtgcggggcaggggagaggcgtcttccttgcccgttcctctgataagCTGCAGGCGTAGTGCCTGTactgcctatcagaggccggtgcagacggcgcgatgatgtcatcatgccacctgagccgtacagagcgggacacaggccggaagaggcctgcatcgcatcgctgagagTGTCATAGAGttaagtgtttattgttttaattatttttagtatagtatggcaagaaggggggtgggggccctatggggggaggagccctgtgggggcccctatatactggcacattatgagggggcactatagagatgggggagaaggagcactatgggggcatctattgggggcccctatatactgacacattatgggggccctatggagagggggggagcactatgggggcccctatatactggcacattatgggggggcactatgggggcttctattgggggcccctatatactgacacattatcggggtgtactatggagaaggggggaaagagcactatgggggcatctaatgagggccctatatactggcaaattatgggggggcactatgtagaaggggggaggagcactatcagggcatctactggtggttctatatactggaacattatggggggggcagtatggagaaggggggattacaatggggcatctactgggggccctatatattggAAAAtattatgggggccctatataattgcacatatggggggcactatggagaagtgggggagaagagcactatggggcattatataggggcatttaatactggcacccattttggtggcactatggggaagggggagagaagcattatgggggcatctatgtggggcagtctacagtcgtggccaaaagttttgagaatgacacaaatattagttttcacaaagtttgctgctaaactgcttttagatctttgtttcagttgtttctgtgatgtagtgaaatataattacacgcacttcatacgttttaaaggcttttatcgacaattacatgacatttatgcaaagagtcagtatttgaagtgttggcccttctttttcaggacctctgcaattcgactgggcatgctctcaatcaacttctgggccaattcctgactgatagcaacccattctttcataatcacttcttggagtttgtcagaattagtgggtttttgttggtccacccgcctcttgagcattgaccacaagttctcaaggggattaagatctggggagtttccaggccatggacccaaaatgtcaacgttttggtccccgagccacttagttatcacttttgccttatggcacggtgctccatcgtgctggaaaatgcattgttcttcaccaaactgttgttggattgttggaagaagttgctgttggagggtgttttggtaccattctttattcatggctgtgtttttgggcaaaattgtgagtgagcccactcccttggatgagaagcaaccccacacatgaatggtctcaggatgctttactattggcatgacacaggactgatggtagcgctcaccttttcttctccggacaagcctttttccagatgccccaaacaatcggaaagaggcttcatcggagaatatgactttgccccagtcctcagcagttcattcaccatactttctgcagaagatcaatctgtccctgatggtttttttttgagagaagtggcttctttgctgcccttcttgacaccaggccatcttccaaaagtcttcgcctcactgtgcgtgcagatgcgctcacacctgcctgctgccattcctgagcaagctctgcactggtggcactccgatcccgcagctgaatcctctttaggagacgatcctggcgcttgctggactttcttggacaccctgaagccttcttaacaagaattgaacctctttccttgaagttcttgatgatcctataaattgttgattgaggtgcaatcttagtagccacaatatccttgcctgtgaagccatttttatgcaacgcaatgatggctgcacgcgtttctttgcaggtcaccatggttaacaatggaagaacaatgatttcaagcatcaccctccttttaacatgtcaagtctgccattttatatatttttttaaaccaaaaagtctgccattttaacccaatcagcctgacataatgatctccagccttgtgatcgtcaacattctcacctgagttaacaagacgattactgaaatgatctcagcaggtcctttaatgacagcaatgaaatgcagtggaaagtttttttggggattaagttaattttcatggcaaagaaggactatgcaattcatctgatcactcttcataacattctggagtatatgcaaattgctattataaaaacttaagcagcaacttttccaatttccaatatttatctaattctcaaaacttttggccacgactgtataggggcattttatactgccacattatgaagggcactatggggacgaggagaagcactatgggggaaccttctgggggcactatataggacggggaggagcactatgggggcactatacagGAGTATTTTATGCTGGCCTAAATTATAGGGGAACTATGGGCACCAAgtcttttttgtagtggcacacagtacgggtcatttgaTCACATGACGGTACTCTGGGGGCATTGGCTCTACTGgagttttttttactgccacacaacaggaaattttttttgtactgacgcacattataagggggctttattacaactgagggactatgggagcattattacttctgggacacaattactgttgggggcactgtaggagcactgttactactaagtgcactctggcacagaattattactattgctgggattttggggagcactattactatggggggcaccttgccacagtatcagcttagcacagttatttttgggggacattatggttacattattagtgtcaggggcactatttgctgggtgcagttattttttagagcattgtgttccaataattattgatgGGGGgtgctatctgtgtgtaactagtattttcagggggtttatctgtttctacagtatagtttttgggggcacagcgtctcagtattggggttgcatgatgggatgttgagaaggttgggggaaaagtaggaaactaagatgtctgtctaactctgcagagatgagagatggctgaaagaaatcatcatggcggtctggtctgaatggagaagatgaagaaagagaatgtctacatcaaaggagacatcactggatgtaagaggtatgtggcgctgtattaggctggcttCACAtatgcgttagtgattctggcaggctgttccagctgagaacagcctgccggaatttactgcatccggcactgctggatgcagatagAATGCCCGCCAGCACCATTAACTatcataaatttttattttgaacATAGTGAAGAGAAATTTTGTATTAAGTGTAGGTGATGTGGGGGGCACAatatgtgggtgtggcttgagggtgggtagggacacaggggccccataatctcaaaTTGCCCgagggccccatgagttgtcagtccacCCCTGCCCTGGAGCCACCTGTGCCAACTAGATGCTATGCAAAGGTCCAAGGTACTTTCATATCTGGTCTTCCAGAGGAAAAAGCATATGTGCCATTGCCAAGGGCAACCAACCAGAGCCATGCGAGATGGAGAGATGTCTGCCAGTTACTGGTGGGTGAAATCCCATTAAATGGTCAGTCTGGATTGCTGCCCAGAGGTGTCCAAGGTACATCCAGACATGTTACTGCTGAAGTAGGTCTCCTGGAATTGCCAGCTATCAGAGTATACTTTCTATTAGTTAAACTCAGAGACTCTATTCTAATGCCTGTATAAGGAAATATAAAAGTAAAACCTGAGAATAAGAAAATGATTCCACAAGGATTCCACAACTTTACAACATTTTGGACAGAAGACAAACCTGAACCTTTTCAGGTTTGTTTCGTACAAATTCAGTGAAACGGCATGTGGCACCATTTTATTGCACATGTTGGTGGGAAAAGAAAGAAGGGTGCTCACATAACTCCGAGAGGAAGTGGGTGGAAGGGCTTGCCCTGACTTTCTCACaggctaaggcctcctgcacacgaacgtatttttttgcggtccgcaaaaacgggtcccgtttttccgtgatccgtgaccgttttttcttccgtgggtcttccttgatttttggaggatccacggacataaaaaaaaagtcgttttggtgtccgcctggccgtgcggagccaaacggatccgtcctgaattacaatgcaagtcaatggggacggatccgtttgacgttgacacaatatggtgcaatttcaaacggatccgtcccccattgactttcaatgtaaaatcaggagttaatataccatcggatcggagttttctccaatccgatgatatattttaacttgaagcgtccccatcaccatgggaacgcctttatgttaaaatataccgtcggatttgagttacatcgtgaaactcaaatccgacagtatattctaacacagaggcgtccccatggtgatggggacgcttcaggttagaatatactaaaagaactgtgtacatgactgccccctgctgcctggaaggtgctgccaggcagcagggggcagccccccccctgtagttaacacattggtggccagtgtggccggtccctcccttgtagttaactcattggtggccagtgcggccggcccccccctcccctgtagttaactaattggtggccagtgtggccgccccccccctcccctgtagttaactcattggtggccagtgcggccggccccccctcccctgtagttaactcattggtggccagtgcagccggcccccctccctccctctcctgtagttaactcattggtggccagtgcggccgagccccctcccctgtagttaactcgttggtggccagtggcccccccctcccctgtagttaactcgttggtggccagtgggccttctcccctccctccccctcctaattaaaatctcccccctatcattggtggcagcggagtgtaccgatcggagtcccagtttaatcgctggggctccgatcggtaaccatggcaaccaggacgctactgcagtcccggttgccatggttacttagcaatttgtagaaccattatacttacctgagagctgcgatgtctgcatccggccgggagctcctcctactggtaagtgacatgacctgtcacttaccagtaggaggagctcccggccggacgcagagatcgcagctcgcaggtaagtataatggttctacaaattgctaagtaaccatggcaaccgggacagcagtagcgtcctggttgccatggttaccgatcggagccccagcgattaaactgggactccgatcggtactctccgctgccaccaatgatagggggggggagattgagtgtgcctcctagcagaacctcaaaagcagctacctgcatggACAGTTCCTTCATTTTTCCCCATTTCAACTGAAACACATTCCTGTGGGAGGGAGGTAAAATACAACTGTAAAACATGTGTTTTACCATCCAGATAATAGATGTAGCATTTGAAATCTCAGTGAAAGCATTTGAAATACTAGTCTGAACTTCATGCCAGGGCATCTCCACATAGttaataattatatttttgttCAAGTGTTGAAAACCAGCAAATACTTATGTTACAATATTCAGTGTAGTGGAGGATAACATTTGTGAGTGATAACATGACATAGCAGGCAAAAATCCATGTTATTTCATCTCTGCACAGTTCAAATGTAATTTTTGGGGAGTTGAAGTTTTCAAAGTCAgcatatacaggtgaaattcgaaaaatttgaatagcgtgcaaagttaatttatttcagtaatgcaacttaaaaggtgaaactaacatatgagatagactcattacatgcaaagcgagatttttcaagcctttatttgttataatttggatgattatggcttacagcttatgaaaccccaaagtcacaattttgaggtaccccttGCTCCGGGGGTAtgtattaattagctgactagagtgtgatactttgagcctagaataatgaaccttttcacaaaattctaattttaagcttcattaatgcaattccttttaatttgcattactgaaataaatagacttttgctcgatattctaatttttcgagtttcacctgtgtctAACAATACGTAGGATAGCAGAGGATAACATTTGTGAGTGATGATGTGACATACTAGGCACAAATCTGTGTTATttcttttcaataatttttattgagtTATATGAATAAAGCACGGGGAAAAAAATCTGTGTTATTTCATCTCTACACAGttcaaataaaatgtatttattttggtTGAAGTTTTGAAAACAATCATATATGTGTCTTACAATATGTAGGGTAGCAGAGGATAACATCTGTGCGTGATAATGTGACATACTAGGCCGAAATCCATGTTGTTTCATCTTCAGGCACTTTGTGTTGGTGTGGTGGGTGGAAATAATTTCATAGTAGTTTCTCCACTTGTGTTTTACACTGGAGACATTTGTTTTCTGAATCTGCATATTTTATCGAGCAAAAGACATTGGGCACAAATCTGTTAGTGGCGCAGATACCAGACCTACCAAATGTGTCTTTTGGGTACACCTGTGATTTATTTAGTAGGTAATGAGCCCTTTTCTATTGGTTGAAATAAATGACAAGAGGAGACGTTAAATTGCTGTGATCACAACAAAATTTTATTTATATGCTTTGGCTATAGAATAATTTAGTAAGGATGAAGGGACAGTAATTATCATAAGGTATATATAGATATTGGAGGGCAAACCACAGGTCTATTACTTATCTTTTCCTTGTCTAAAGTTGTAAGAAGAATCCTGTCCACGTCCTTGACTTTGTCCTCCTTGCTGGGTTCCAGAACTTTGTTGCCCACTGCCCTGACTTCCCCCAGTCTGCTGGCCACTGCTCTGACCCTGTCCTTGTTGATATCCACTGCCCTGCTGACCACTGCTCTGACCCTGTCCTTGTTGATATCCACTGCCCTGTTGACCACTGCTCTGATCCTGTCCTTGTTGGTATCCACTACCCTGCTGACCACTGCTCTGATCCTGTCCTTGTTGGTATCCACCACCCTGCTGACCACCACTCTGATTCTGTCCTTGTTGATATCCACTGCCCTGCTGTCCACTGCTTTGATCTTGTTGTTTTCCGCTGCCATACTGGGAGCTGCTGCCAGTTTGCCCTTGGTATCCACTGTCTTGTCCACTTCCCTGGCTCTGTTGACCACTGGTTGGGGTTTGGCTGCTTCCTCGGCTTACTACAGTTGAggtctataaaaaaaacagacatacatTTTACACTCAAAGGCAACTGTTCATAAAGATTTTTCCTCTCCAGTGTGTTGAAGAATATAATAAATTACAGATCTACAAGTCAAACAGAACATGGCTTCAGTTTATACTAATAGTTTATAACATGCAATACCGGTTTAACAAGTTCCACTTACCGAGCTCTGTTGGCTGCCAGAAGGCTGGGAAGATAATATCAAAATCAAATTAGAGGTTAAACATAGATACATTACTCTGAATATTATGTGATCTCTGCCAAATCCATACTCACACAATAAccatatataaaaactgtgtattTTAAGTAtctgtatatttgtattttttgcacATATTCAAAAGTGATTGATTATAAAAAGGGTCTGCTTTTATCACGAGATGCTAGCTTGGTCTATGGGCTGCCTCTGGTATTGAAACATGGACCTTTTTATTTGAAAGGAGTTGAGCTGCCATATCAGACACAGCCTATGGATAAGAGTGGGATTTTTCTGCAAAAAGAAGCAGACAGTGTTTCCAATCTCAGACATATTGATTTCATAATGTCATGAGGATATTTGTCTTCTTATTAGATGCACTTCTATGATGGATGGAATAGTTCTATATAAAAGCAGACAATGGTAGTCGGATTGTAACTTTATTTATATTAATTTATTCTAAAGTCAGACATTATACATgagttatatttttattttaaattgagATTTCTACAATTTGACATGTGTAGAGATTGTGCCAAATATTGTTACATATTATATACGTATTGTATGCCTGCATGTAATAATTTAAGAGTATTAAACAGGAATCATGAGTGTACAGATTCTGACAATACAGATATGTCCAAGGGCAGAATTAATTTATAGTGATGTCTGTAGGGATAGTTGGCTAGCTCTGCTAAAATCAGCGGTTTAGCCAGCATTCATGTTGTGTATATGAATTACCCCAGAAAAGAGTACTTGCAAAAAGTTATATTGTTATTGTGATAATTGGTCTAATGTAATGTTCTGATTTACTGAATTGTGCACTTGATAGTTTTGGGTGGATAGGTCAGGATTAACAATTTAGGACTTAGGTCCACCCCTAGTCTCACTCATTAGATTAGGTCTTCGTCCTAGAGAATCATTGACATTTAAAGCAAGAATGCCTTTGCTACATAAAAGTACTCCAGAAAAAAAGAGGATCAGAGGTCCAGGCCATGCACTGAAGTCAGTATTGTGCTC
The sequence above is drawn from the Bufo bufo chromosome 11, aBufBuf1.1, whole genome shotgun sequence genome and encodes:
- the LOC120981832 gene encoding protein argonaute-2-like yields the protein MEGAPNPSKKPSGSQQSSTSTVVSRGSSQTPTSGQQSQGSGQDSGYQGQTGSSSQYGSGKQQDQSSGQQGSGYQQGQNQSGGQQGGGYQQGQDQSSGQQGSGYQQGQDQSSGQQGSGYQQGQGQSSGQQGSGYQQGQGQSSGQQTGGSQGSGQQSSGTQQGGQSQGRGQDSSYNFRQGKDK